A single region of the Paraburkholderia megapolitana genome encodes:
- a CDS encoding CoA transferase — MTPSLALDHLWSIAGCDPAALSAVSITGADPALPSVYRVGTLAASTIAATGLAAAECFRLRTGCRQRVDVDVRRALAAFRSERYLRVNDGPPPALRDPIMGFYETRNGRWVQLHTNFPHHLHGVLSVLGCANEPAAVAEAIRGWDGAALDQTLADAGLCAALIRSPREWAALEQAKAIADLPLFEIERIGDARPEAPGRGGFDRPLAGVRVLDLSRIIAGPTAGRALAQHGAQVLLINGPHLPNIAPLVIDTGRGKRSAALDLRDNAAHAQLRELATRADVFLQAYRPGALAAHGFGPDALAQMRPGIVYVSVSAYSHAGPWATRRGFDSLVQSASGIAWTESRAAQSEAPKHLPCQALDHATGYLAAFGAMTALARRATEGGSWHVRVSLAQTGRWLQSLGQIEEGWRTPDVTLEDVADCLETVDSPFGRVRGTLPAEHLSETPPFFARPPVPIGHDAACWED, encoded by the coding sequence ACGCTGGCGGCATCGACGATTGCTGCAACCGGGCTTGCCGCTGCCGAATGTTTTCGTTTGCGCACCGGTTGCCGGCAGCGCGTCGACGTCGATGTGCGTCGTGCGCTGGCCGCGTTTCGCAGCGAGCGCTACCTCCGTGTGAACGATGGACCGCCGCCCGCGCTGCGCGATCCCATCATGGGTTTCTACGAGACTCGCAATGGTCGTTGGGTGCAACTGCATACGAATTTTCCGCATCATCTGCACGGCGTGTTGAGCGTGCTCGGTTGTGCGAATGAGCCTGCGGCGGTGGCCGAGGCGATCCGCGGCTGGGACGGCGCGGCGCTCGATCAGACGCTCGCCGATGCGGGCCTGTGCGCCGCGCTGATCCGTTCGCCGCGCGAATGGGCCGCGCTCGAACAGGCGAAGGCCATTGCCGATCTGCCGCTCTTCGAGATCGAGCGAATCGGCGATGCGCGGCCCGAAGCGCCGGGCCGGGGCGGCTTCGACCGGCCGCTCGCTGGCGTGCGAGTACTCGATCTGTCGCGCATCATCGCGGGGCCGACGGCGGGTCGCGCGCTCGCGCAGCATGGTGCGCAGGTACTGTTGATCAATGGTCCGCATCTACCGAACATTGCGCCGCTCGTGATCGACACGGGGCGTGGCAAACGCTCCGCTGCGCTCGATCTGCGCGACAACGCGGCGCACGCCCAGTTACGTGAACTGGCAACTCGCGCCGACGTGTTCCTGCAGGCCTATCGTCCTGGTGCACTCGCGGCGCATGGCTTCGGCCCCGATGCGCTGGCGCAGATGCGGCCGGGAATCGTCTACGTCTCCGTGTCCGCGTATAGCCACGCGGGGCCGTGGGCGACGCGTCGCGGTTTCGACAGTCTTGTGCAATCCGCGAGCGGTATCGCGTGGACGGAGAGTCGCGCTGCGCAGAGCGAAGCGCCGAAGCATCTGCCGTGTCAGGCGCTCGATCATGCGACCGGCTATCTGGCGGCGTTCGGCGCGATGACGGCGCTTGCGCGGCGCGCGACCGAGGGCGGTAGCTGGCATGTGCGGGTGTCGCTGGCGCAGACCGGCCGCTGGCTGCAGTCGCTCGGGCAGATCGAAGAGGGCTGGCGTACGCCCGACGTCACGCTGGAAGACGTCGCCGACTGTCTCGAGACTGTCGATTCGCCGTTCGGTCGCGTGCGCGGCACGTTGCCCGCAGAACACCTGTCGGAGACGCCGCCGTTTTTTGCGCGACCGCCCGTGCCGATCGGACATGACGCGGCGTGCTGGGAAGACTAA